In Paenibacillus kyungheensis, the following are encoded in one genomic region:
- a CDS encoding ABC transporter substrate-binding protein, with protein MKWNQLWQKGSLLALTAILGTTLAGCSTSTGASGSAQSPTKDAGTLVVYSAGPEGLAKKIQAGFEAKTGIKVEMFQGTTGKILSRMEAEKANPVVDVVVLASLPSMQALAKQDMTLAYPEAVNHDKLVKDWSDTDGKYFSYSASALGIVYNTKQVTTPPTSWADLAKPEWKDKVNIPDPSLSGSALDFITGYLSAEGDKGWSLFEQYKQNGVAIAGANQEALDPVITGAKSAVAAGVDYMAYKAKADGEPVDIVYPKEGTVISPRPAAIIKTSQHADQAKQFIDYLLSDEAQQMVTSAYLLPGRTDITADNRTNLNDIPTYPVKWDWMGEHSEETTTKFTNLYK; from the coding sequence ATGAAATGGAATCAATTGTGGCAAAAAGGAAGTTTACTTGCTCTAACAGCAATCTTAGGAACTACGCTTGCAGGTTGTAGCACTTCTACAGGCGCATCCGGTTCAGCACAATCACCTACCAAAGATGCGGGTACACTTGTTGTCTATAGTGCAGGCCCTGAAGGATTAGCCAAAAAAATTCAAGCAGGTTTTGAAGCCAAAACAGGTATCAAAGTAGAAATGTTTCAGGGCACTACAGGCAAGATTCTTTCTCGTATGGAAGCTGAAAAAGCAAATCCTGTAGTTGATGTGGTTGTACTTGCTTCTCTTCCATCGATGCAAGCTTTAGCCAAACAAGATATGACGCTTGCTTATCCAGAAGCAGTGAATCACGATAAATTGGTCAAAGACTGGTCAGATACAGATGGCAAATATTTTAGCTACAGTGCATCTGCATTAGGTATTGTATATAACACTAAACAAGTAACGACTCCACCGACATCATGGGCAGACCTAGCGAAGCCTGAATGGAAAGACAAAGTCAATATTCCTGATCCTTCATTATCTGGTTCTGCACTTGATTTTATTACCGGTTATTTAAGTGCTGAAGGTGATAAAGGCTGGTCATTATTTGAACAGTATAAGCAAAATGGGGTTGCGATCGCAGGAGCCAATCAAGAAGCGCTTGATCCTGTTATCACTGGTGCCAAATCAGCTGTAGCCGCTGGTGTCGATTATATGGCGTACAAAGCCAAAGCAGATGGTGAACCTGTTGATATCGTCTATCCAAAAGAAGGCACAGTCATTAGCCCTCGTCCAGCAGCCATTATCAAAACAAGCCAACATGCCGATCAAGCCAAACAATTTATCGATTATCTGCTGTCAGATGAAGCACAACAAATGGTAACCAGTGCTTATCTATTGCCAGGTAGAACCGATATTACGGCTGACAATCGTACAAACCTGAACGACATTCCAACATATCCTGTGAAATGGGACTGGATGGGCGAACACAGCGAAGAAACAACAACCAAATTTACGAACCTATACAAATAA
- a CDS encoding ABC transporter ATP-binding protein, whose product MTALTIQGISKSFEGVQALQATDLVIASGKFTTLLGPSGCGKTTLLRMIAGLETPDQGELRIANDILYSSKQRKNVPPHRRGFGMVFQEFALWPHLTVFENVAFSLRASGQKKDIKARVLTALEQVRLQGMEQRYPHQLSGGQQQRVAFARAIVMQPRLILFDEPLSALDAILRDEMRTELMNLVQQLGVTALYVTHDQTEAMAMSDEIIVMQSGSILQRGTPEQIYQQPSHPFVARFIGHSNWIDNGHQMVRPEHIRWYSNHSPDEHIHTGMIKQVSYMGDRYEILLDMGEERLWTAYQDERMTVGESVTIYISAHHVHTLNPVPV is encoded by the coding sequence ATGACAGCATTAACGATTCAAGGCATCAGCAAATCTTTTGAAGGTGTACAAGCTTTGCAAGCGACTGATCTTGTGATCGCTTCTGGCAAATTCACCACATTACTGGGGCCTTCCGGTTGTGGCAAAACGACATTGTTACGCATGATCGCCGGACTAGAGACACCGGATCAAGGAGAATTACGAATAGCAAACGATATTTTGTATTCTTCCAAGCAACGTAAAAATGTACCTCCACATCGCCGGGGATTCGGGATGGTCTTTCAAGAGTTTGCACTATGGCCTCATTTAACAGTTTTTGAAAATGTAGCTTTCAGTCTACGAGCTTCCGGTCAGAAAAAAGATATTAAAGCACGTGTGCTCACAGCACTGGAACAAGTTCGTTTGCAAGGGATGGAACAACGCTATCCGCATCAACTTTCTGGTGGACAACAACAACGTGTCGCTTTTGCTAGAGCGATCGTGATGCAACCGCGATTAATTTTATTCGATGAACCGCTCAGTGCATTGGATGCGATTTTGCGTGATGAAATGCGAACCGAATTAATGAATCTGGTACAGCAATTAGGCGTCACTGCTCTCTATGTGACTCATGATCAGACAGAAGCGATGGCGATGTCAGATGAAATTATTGTGATGCAGTCAGGGTCTATTTTACAGCGTGGAACACCAGAGCAAATTTATCAACAGCCTTCTCATCCATTTGTCGCTCGCTTTATTGGTCATTCCAACTGGATCGATAACGGTCATCAGATGGTTCGTCCTGAGCATATCCGCTGGTACAGCAATCATTCTCCTGATGAACATATACATACCGGAATGATCAAGCAGGTCAGTTATATGGGCGATCGTTATGAGATTCTATTGGATATGGGTGAAGAACGTCTATGGACAGCTTATCAAGATGAACGCATGACTGTGGGTGAATCGGTCACTATTTATATTTCAGCACACCATGTTCATACACTGAATCCCGTCCCTGTCTAA
- a CDS encoding LysR family transcriptional regulator, with protein sequence MNLIKLQIVELLDRHHKITAVADELGLKQPTVTFHMKSLEKEMGVALFESRGGKVMLKEPGKALLHYAIKINALAAESRRVVQEFGALERGNLRIGASYVPATYLLPSIINEFSRAYPGVSISIAVKPSPVIREMLINHEIDLGIMLTEPFEHPSLVKGLVDEDEMVAIFAPNHPLADYEELHIDTLRQSRFVLHGSESSTRQLSDRWMSSVGVWSEQYMELDSPEAIKKSVMLGEYVSFLSKMAVEEEVRQGLLHMRPLPNTPFHRYIYYVYNSQRHYSGLIHQFVKSFG encoded by the coding sequence ATGAATTTAATCAAATTACAAATCGTGGAATTATTGGATCGTCATCACAAAATCACAGCAGTTGCAGATGAGTTAGGACTCAAGCAACCTACAGTTACATTTCATATGAAAAGCTTGGAGAAAGAAATGGGCGTTGCTTTGTTCGAATCTAGAGGAGGCAAAGTGATGCTCAAAGAACCAGGCAAGGCATTACTTCATTATGCGATCAAAATTAATGCTCTCGCGGCAGAATCTAGAAGAGTGGTACAAGAATTTGGCGCTTTGGAACGTGGCAATCTGCGTATCGGAGCGAGTTATGTACCGGCTACTTATTTATTACCTTCTATTATTAATGAGTTCAGTCGCGCTTATCCAGGTGTAAGCATTTCGATTGCTGTTAAGCCCTCACCTGTAATTCGTGAAATGTTGATCAATCATGAAATCGATCTGGGCATTATGCTGACAGAACCTTTTGAACATCCTTCATTGGTAAAAGGATTAGTAGATGAAGATGAAATGGTTGCTATTTTTGCACCGAATCATCCGTTAGCAGACTATGAAGAGTTGCATATAGATACGCTACGGCAAAGTCGATTTGTTTTGCATGGAAGTGAATCAAGTACCCGCCAATTAAGTGATCGTTGGATGAGTAGTGTAGGGGTATGGTCAGAGCAGTATATGGAACTGGATTCACCGGAAGCGATTAAGAAGTCGGTGATGTTAGGCGAATATGTTTCGTTTTTGTCCAAAATGGCAGTGGAAGAAGAAGTGCGACAAGGTCTACTTCATATGCGACCATTACCGAATACACCTTTTCATCGTTACATTTATTATGTATACAACAGTCAACGTCATTATTCAGGGCTGATTCATCAGTTTGTAAAATCGTTTGGTTAG
- a CDS encoding DMT family transporter, with translation MENASYNIKTASSARQRHIKSGFWLVFVGAALWGVDPLFRIILLKTMTSTQLVLLEHLIVFLAAAPVLWVNRAELKGLKMRHIGALLFLSWGGSAIATILFTMGLAHGNLNAVLLLQKLQPIFAIVLARIILKEVLPRGFGWLFALALVGTYILTFGFAIPIGHMSEFVQVGSLFALGAAALWGGSTVMGRLMVGQMKYETVTSLRFIMALPLLLVLTWHEGAAWSLSADSGGIAAVSLNLLGQALLPGLLSLLMYYKGLSTTKASVATLAELSFPLVGVVINWIVFGQLLTWAQLVGFLLIWVALFFISRRQQPSDAKTAVPSA, from the coding sequence ATGGAAAATGCAAGTTATAACATCAAAACAGCATCATCAGCTAGACAGCGTCATATTAAAAGTGGATTTTGGCTTGTTTTTGTAGGAGCAGCGTTATGGGGCGTTGATCCACTGTTTCGAATTATTTTACTCAAAACAATGACTTCAACTCAATTGGTATTGTTGGAGCATTTGATTGTTTTTCTAGCGGCGGCTCCTGTATTATGGGTCAACCGTGCTGAATTAAAAGGATTGAAAATGCGTCATATCGGAGCATTGTTGTTCTTATCCTGGGGTGGATCGGCGATTGCTACGATTCTATTCACGATGGGACTGGCTCATGGTAATCTCAATGCTGTCTTGTTATTACAGAAATTACAACCGATCTTTGCGATTGTATTAGCTCGAATTATTTTAAAAGAAGTATTACCGCGTGGATTTGGTTGGTTATTTGCTTTAGCATTAGTAGGAACGTATATTTTAACATTTGGATTCGCTATTCCTATCGGACATATGAGTGAATTTGTACAAGTTGGTAGTCTATTTGCTCTAGGTGCAGCAGCATTATGGGGTGGATCTACAGTGATGGGACGCTTAATGGTAGGTCAGATGAAATATGAGACCGTAACATCATTACGCTTTATTATGGCTTTACCTTTGTTGCTTGTATTAACATGGCATGAAGGTGCAGCTTGGAGCTTATCTGCTGATTCTGGTGGAATTGCAGCCGTATCTCTGAATTTGCTAGGTCAAGCATTGTTGCCAGGCTTGCTAAGTCTATTAATGTACTACAAAGGGTTGTCTACAACCAAAGCTTCTGTAGCTACATTAGCAGAACTAAGCTTCCCATTAGTCGGTGTAGTTATTAACTGGATCGTATTTGGACAATTATTAACATGGGCTCAATTGGTCGGATTTTTGTTGATCTGGGTAGCATTGTTCTTTATTTCCAGACGTCAGCAACCATCTGATGCCAAAACAGCCGTACCTTCTGCATAA
- a CDS encoding family 43 glycosylhydrolase: MSTSISIASAASVQKQFYNVIMQDGADPWMYKHTDGFYYFTKTTGNNVTIWKSSTLTGIDAAEKREITTGGQNVWAPEIHFLNGAWYIYYAKDDGDNANHRMYVMQNTSSNPMQGTWVDKGQITDTTNRWAIDGTPLSVNGQLYFIWSGWEGSENVRQNLYIAHMSNPWTIDSARVEIARPTYAWETNHQPNVNEGPQVVIKNNKINLIYSASGSWTNDYALGLITAQTNSNLLSPSAWSKRTQPVFASANGVYGPGHASFTTSPDGKEDWIVYHSAKFNNAGWNREIRTQKFSWNTDNTPQFGQPLNPNVQIAIPSGEPDRTRYEGEQGTFGGAAYASSSPNGSGLSKAGHIDTDGSYVQYTVNIPTTGTYMLAARTGNGTDGLDWSTLRLSVDSGNPTDFFITNKGWENWGLSTQRLSLTAGNHTIRFSKGNGYGELDFFDLVPIK; the protein is encoded by the coding sequence ATGAGCACCAGTATTAGTATCGCTTCTGCGGCATCTGTCCAAAAACAGTTTTATAATGTCATTATGCAGGATGGTGCAGATCCATGGATGTATAAACATACTGATGGCTTCTATTATTTCACAAAAACGACAGGTAACAATGTCACGATCTGGAAATCTTCCACATTAACCGGTATTGATGCGGCTGAAAAGCGCGAAATTACTACAGGTGGGCAAAATGTATGGGCTCCTGAAATTCATTTTCTAAATGGAGCATGGTACATTTACTATGCCAAAGACGACGGTGATAATGCGAATCATCGCATGTATGTGATGCAGAATACTAGCAGTAACCCGATGCAAGGCACTTGGGTAGATAAAGGTCAGATTACAGATACTACCAATCGTTGGGCAATCGATGGGACTCCATTATCGGTGAACGGGCAATTGTATTTTATCTGGTCAGGCTGGGAAGGTTCAGAAAATGTAAGACAAAATCTATATATCGCTCATATGAGTAACCCATGGACGATCGATTCAGCACGTGTTGAGATTGCTCGTCCTACGTATGCATGGGAGACCAATCACCAACCGAATGTCAACGAAGGCCCTCAAGTGGTGATCAAAAATAACAAAATCAATCTAATCTATTCAGCTAGTGGAAGCTGGACGAATGATTATGCGCTAGGTCTAATTACAGCACAGACCAATAGCAATTTATTAAGCCCTTCAGCTTGGAGCAAACGCACTCAACCTGTATTTGCTTCTGCTAATGGGGTGTATGGACCCGGTCATGCTTCATTTACTACCTCTCCTGATGGCAAAGAAGATTGGATCGTTTATCATTCTGCCAAATTTAATAATGCAGGTTGGAACCGGGAAATTCGTACACAGAAATTTAGCTGGAATACAGACAATACCCCTCAATTCGGTCAACCTCTTAATCCTAATGTACAGATCGCTATTCCATCCGGTGAACCGGATCGCACCCGTTATGAAGGTGAACAAGGAACATTCGGTGGAGCGGCTTATGCTTCTTCAAGCCCTAATGGTTCAGGACTATCCAAAGCAGGTCATATCGATACAGACGGTAGTTATGTTCAATATACGGTAAATATCCCGACTACAGGAACGTATATGCTAGCTGCACGTACAGGTAATGGCACAGATGGACTGGATTGGTCTACTCTTCGACTATCGGTCGATAGCGGCAATCCAACAGACTTCTTTATTACCAATAAAGGTTGGGAAAATTGGGGATTATCGACACAACGTCTATCATTGACAGCAGGTAATCATACGATTCGTTTTAGCAAAGGAAATGGTTACGGAGAATTAGACTTTTTCGATCTTGTACCTATCAAATAA